In Pontibacter deserti, the genomic stretch TTCGTTAGCATGCGCTTTCGCGATAAAGTCTGTATAGTCGAAGATAGCACCATCGGCAGCAGGATACTGTACCAGGGCACCGAATAAGGTCTCATCAGAGAAGTCTACTTCGCGGTGGTCACCAATTACCAACTCTATACCGATCGGAATAGCACGCGAAAGCAGTACATTTATAGTTTGTGGTAATACCAGCTCTGATACAAAGAAGCGGTTTGCAGTTTTGCGTGCACCTTTACGGTTTGCAAAGAACATACCCATTGCTTCAGCAGCGGCAGTACCTTCGTCCAGCAACGATGCGTTGGCAATCTCCATACCTGTCAGGTCCATTACCATTGTCTGGTAATTGATCAGCGCCTCCAGGCGGCCCTGCGCGATCTCAGCCTGGTAAGGAGTATAAGCTGTATACCAACCCGGGTTCTCCATAATATTACGAAGTATAACCGGAGGTATAATCGTATCGTTGTATCCTAAGCCGATGTACGACTTAAATATCTGGTTCTGCTTCGCGATCTGCGAGAACTGGTTCAGGAACTCTGTCTCTGTCAGGGCTGCTGGCAGGTCCAGAGGTCTCTTAAGTCTAATGGCGGCCGGTACGGTCTCCTCAATCAGCTGGTCCAGCGAGTCTGCCCCGATGGTTTTAAGCATGTCCTGCATCTGCTCTTTGTCAGGGCCGTTATGGCGCTCCTTAAACACGTCTGCAGGTTTGGTTTTAAATATCATAACGATGAAATATTGATTGGGAACTTTGGGTTAATTTTTCAAAGTAAGTAAAAGGTAGTTAAGCCTTTTATGATTTTCCACAAAAGTAATAGTAATTGTTTTTATATTGAACCATGAAAGGTAAATACTTATGCGCACTTCCGGTGCCGTTTACACTATATATATTATATAAGTAGAACTTCAGACAAAAGTCTTCCGGCAGAAGTAGTTAATCATGTCTCCGATTTGTGGAAAGTATACAGCTTAACACTAAAAAGTAAAGAACAATTCAAGAACCTGCAGATGAATAAAGTTAAGATAGGCATTATAAAAGAAGGGAAAGTGCCTGTAGATAAACGGGTGCCACTAACACCAAAAAAGTGTGTGGAAGCCATGCAGGAGTTCCCGGATGCTACACTGGTTGTGCAGCCAAGTGAGGTAAGGTGCTTTTCTGATAAAGAATATGCTGAGCTAGGTATAGCGTTACAAAATGACCTTAGTGACTGCAATGTGCTGATGGGAGTAAAGGAAGTACCTGTTGAACTGTTGATCCCGAACAAAACTTACTTCTTTTTCTCGCATACTATAAAAAAGCAGCCCCACAACGCCAAACTGCTGCGGGCTATACTTGACAAAAAAATTACTCTAATAGATTATGAGCTGCTGACCGACAAAGAAGGACACCGTGTTGTGGCTTTTGGCAGATATGCCGGAATAGTGGGTGCATATAATGGTATACTTACCTATGGCAAAAAGCATAAACTCTTCGACCTTAAACCAGCCTACCTTTGCCACGACATGGACGACATGCAGGAAGAGTTTTTTAAAGTAAAGCTTCCTCCCATTAAAATAGCAGTAACCGGAGGCGGTCGTGTGGCAGGTGGTGCCATGGAGGTACTTAATAAAATGGGGATCCGGAAGGTAAGTGTGTTCGATTACTTATATAAACAGTTCACAGAGCCGGTTTATGCACAGTTACACTCAGGAGATTATAATGTAAGGCCAGATGTGGAAGTATGGGACTCGCCAGATTTTTACGCCAATCCACACTTATATAATAGTACCTTCCGGAAATTTACGAAAGTAACAGATCTGTTAATGGCCTGCGCCTACTGGAATCCAAAAGCACCAAAGCTTTTCACAGAAGAGGAAACTAGTCAGGCAGATTTTAAAATAGACACCATTGCCGACATCACCTGTGATGTAGATGGATCTATACCTACAACAAAGCGCTCTACCACTATACCAGACCCTGTTTATGACTACAACCGCAAAACAGGAGAACTAGAGTCAGCTTATACGTCAAAAGATAACATAACTATAATGGCGGTAGACAACCTCCCATGCGAACTACCTCGCAATGCCTCCCGCGATTTTGGACGCAATATTATAGATTATGTATTCCCACAGTTCTTTAACAACGATGAGGGCGGTATGTTGGAGCGCGCAACAATAGCCAGGGAT encodes the following:
- a CDS encoding NAD(P)-dependent oxidoreductase, giving the protein MNKVKIGIIKEGKVPVDKRVPLTPKKCVEAMQEFPDATLVVQPSEVRCFSDKEYAELGIALQNDLSDCNVLMGVKEVPVELLIPNKTYFFFSHTIKKQPHNAKLLRAILDKKITLIDYELLTDKEGHRVVAFGRYAGIVGAYNGILTYGKKHKLFDLKPAYLCHDMDDMQEEFFKVKLPPIKIAVTGGGRVAGGAMEVLNKMGIRKVSVFDYLYKQFTEPVYAQLHSGDYNVRPDVEVWDSPDFYANPHLYNSTFRKFTKVTDLLMACAYWNPKAPKLFTEEETSQADFKIDTIADITCDVDGSIPTTKRSTTIPDPVYDYNRKTGELESAYTSKDNITIMAVDNLPCELPRNASRDFGRNIIDYVFPQFFNNDEGGMLERATIARDGELTQKFKYLQEYAGSAVNVKEEQEKV